The Kluyvera intermedia genome window below encodes:
- a CDS encoding penicillin-binding protein activator: MVPSTFSRMKAARCLPVILAALIFAGCGTQAPDQSAAQLQGATQADSGFYLQQMQQSSNDSKTNWQLLAIRSLLKEGKSQQALELYNQLPQELNAAQRQEQSLLAVELKLAQKDFAGAQALLQKLKADDFDSALQARFWQDTITAEQGKPSLTLLRALIAQAPLLTAQPEKQQNSDATWQALSSMTQAQANALVINADENVLQGWLDLQRVWFDNRNDPDMMKAGIKDWQTRYPQNPGAKVLPSQLANVQNFKPASVNKIALLLPLSGQAAVFGRTIQKGFEAAKNGTTPVNGSAVPEQVAQAASTDVVSPSQVEVTDLTSPQTQAPVQAPAATAPVQAATSTTAPETTNPQTTPAAQPQAVASVAANPSAELKIYDTSTQPLNQILAQAQQDGVSLVVGPLLKNNVDELLKSNTSLNVLALNQPEAVKNQVNICYFALSPEDEARDAARHIHDQGKQSPLLLVPRNALGDRVTQAFADEWHKLGGGTVLQQKFGSLSELRGGVNGGSGIALSGTPVVSAQSQPQGVTIGGLTIPPAPTDAQITGSGKVDAAYILATPDEIAFIKPMIAMRNGSQSGSLLYASSRSAQGTAGPDFRLEMEGLQYSEIPMLAGSNPALMQQALSAVNNDYSLARLYAMGVDAWALANHFAQMRGMPGFELNGNTGDLSANPDCVINRKLSWLKYQQGQIVPAN; encoded by the coding sequence ATGGTACCCTCAACATTTTCTCGTATGAAAGCCGCGCGCTGTCTGCCTGTTATCCTGGCTGCGCTGATTTTTGCAGGCTGTGGAACCCAGGCCCCCGATCAGAGTGCCGCCCAACTTCAGGGCGCGACGCAGGCTGATTCCGGCTTTTATCTGCAACAGATGCAGCAAAGCTCGAATGATAGCAAGACCAACTGGCAATTACTCGCCATTCGTTCACTGCTGAAGGAAGGCAAGAGTCAGCAGGCGCTAGAATTGTACAATCAGCTGCCGCAAGAGCTTAACGCGGCGCAGCGTCAAGAGCAGTCTCTGCTGGCGGTGGAATTGAAGCTGGCACAGAAAGATTTTGCCGGTGCTCAGGCGCTGCTGCAAAAACTGAAAGCCGATGACTTCGACAGCGCATTGCAGGCACGTTTCTGGCAAGACACCATCACCGCCGAGCAGGGTAAACCGTCCCTGACGTTGCTGCGAGCGTTAATCGCGCAGGCACCGTTGCTGACCGCTCAGCCGGAAAAGCAGCAGAACAGCGATGCGACCTGGCAGGCGCTCTCATCAATGACTCAGGCGCAAGCTAACGCGCTGGTAATCAATGCCGATGAGAACGTGCTGCAGGGTTGGCTGGATCTGCAGCGCGTGTGGTTCGATAACCGTAACGATCCTGACATGATGAAAGCCGGGATCAAAGACTGGCAGACCCGCTACCCGCAAAATCCGGGGGCGAAGGTATTGCCTTCGCAATTAGCGAACGTGCAGAACTTTAAACCGGCGTCAGTGAATAAAATCGCCCTGCTGCTGCCGTTAAGCGGCCAGGCTGCCGTGTTTGGCCGTACCATCCAGAAAGGCTTTGAAGCGGCGAAAAACGGAACGACACCGGTCAACGGTAGCGCCGTACCGGAGCAGGTTGCACAGGCGGCCTCTACGGACGTGGTGAGCCCGTCACAGGTGGAAGTTACCGATCTGACTAGCCCGCAAACTCAGGCACCGGTTCAGGCACCAGCGGCCACCGCGCCAGTTCAGGCAGCGACCTCTACGACGGCGCCGGAAACAACCAATCCGCAAACTACCCCGGCCGCACAGCCACAGGCGGTGGCAAGCGTCGCGGCGAATCCATCGGCTGAGCTGAAAATTTATGACACCTCCACGCAGCCGCTGAATCAGATCCTGGCGCAGGCACAGCAGGATGGTGTGAGTCTGGTGGTCGGCCCGCTGTTGAAAAACAACGTTGATGAGTTGCTGAAAAGCAACACCTCACTGAACGTGCTGGCGCTTAATCAGCCGGAAGCGGTGAAGAATCAAGTCAACATCTGCTACTTCGCGCTGTCGCCAGAAGATGAAGCGCGCGACGCAGCACGCCACATTCACGACCAGGGTAAACAGTCTCCGCTGCTGCTGGTGCCGCGTAATGCCCTTGGCGACCGTGTGACTCAGGCTTTTGCGGATGAGTGGCATAAGCTGGGCGGCGGCACCGTATTGCAGCAGAAATTTGGTTCGCTCTCTGAATTGCGCGGTGGCGTGAACGGCGGTTCTGGTATTGCGCTGTCCGGTACGCCGGTGGTTTCAGCACAGTCACAACCGCAAGGCGTGACCATTGGTGGCCTGACCATTCCACCAGCACCGACCGACGCGCAGATTACCGGCAGCGGTAAAGTGGACGCGGCCTATATTCTGGCAACGCCGGATGAGATCGCCTTTATCAAACCGATGATTGCGATGCGTAACGGCAGCCAGAGCGGCTCGCTTTTGTACGCCAGCTCACGCAGCGCACAAGGCACCGCTGGCCCGGACTTCCGTCTGGAGATGGAAGGTCTGCAATACAGCGAAATCCCGATGCTGGCAGGCAGCAACCCGGCACTGATGCAACAGGCGCTGAGCGCGGTCAATAACGACTACTCTCTGGCGCGTCTGTACGCCATGGGCGTTGATGCCTGGGCACTAGCCAACCATTTCGCCCAGATGCGCGGAATGCCAGGCTTTGAGCTTAACGGCAATACAGGCGATCTGAGCGCTAACCCGGACTGCGTGATTAACAGGAAGTTATCATGGCTCAAATACCAGCAGGGACAAATCGTTCCCGCCAATTAA
- the rsmI gene encoding 16S rRNA (cytidine(1402)-2'-O)-methyltransferase, with product MKQHESADKSQGQLFIVPTPIGNLADITQRALEVLQAVDLIAAEDTRHTGLLLQHFAISARMFALHDHNEQQKAQMLVAKLKEGQNIALVSDAGTPLINDPGYHLVRTCREAGIRVVPLPGPCAAIAALSAAGLPSDRFCYEGFLPAKSKGRRDAMKDIEAEPRTLIFYESTHRLLDSLEDMVAVWGESRYVVLARELTKTWETIHGAPVGELLAWVKEDENRRKGEMVLIVEGHKAQDDELPADALRTLALLQAELPLKKAAALAAEIHGVKKNALYKYALEQQGE from the coding sequence ATGAAACAACACGAATCGGCGGATAAATCTCAAGGCCAACTCTTTATTGTACCTACTCCTATCGGAAATTTGGCTGATATTACCCAACGAGCGCTAGAAGTATTGCAAGCTGTTGATTTAATTGCGGCTGAAGACACACGTCATACCGGTTTACTGCTGCAACACTTCGCGATCAGCGCCCGTATGTTTGCGTTACACGATCACAATGAGCAACAAAAAGCTCAAATGCTGGTGGCAAAACTCAAGGAAGGGCAAAACATCGCGCTGGTTTCCGACGCCGGAACGCCGCTGATCAACGATCCTGGCTACCATTTAGTGCGTACCTGTCGCGAAGCGGGCATCCGCGTGGTGCCGTTGCCGGGGCCGTGTGCAGCGATTGCCGCCTTAAGCGCCGCAGGTCTGCCTTCGGACCGTTTTTGCTACGAAGGCTTCTTACCGGCCAAATCGAAAGGCCGTCGTGATGCGATGAAGGATATCGAAGCCGAACCGCGTACGCTCATTTTCTACGAATCAACCCACCGCCTGCTCGACAGCCTGGAAGATATGGTCGCGGTATGGGGGGAATCCCGCTATGTGGTGTTGGCGCGCGAGCTGACTAAAACCTGGGAAACCATTCACGGCGCACCGGTCGGCGAGCTGCTGGCATGGGTGAAAGAGGATGAAAACCGTCGTAAAGGCGAGATGGTGCTGATTGTCGAAGGCCACAAAGCCCAGGACGACGAGCTGCCAGCCGACGCGCTGCGCACGCTGGCGCTGTTGCAGGCCGAACTGCCGCTGAAGAAAGCGGCGGCGCTTGCGGCGGAAATTCACGGCGTGAAGAAGAATGCGCTGTATAAGTATGCGCTGGAGCAGCAGGGGGAGTAA